Proteins encoded by one window of Companilactobacillus ginsenosidimutans:
- a CDS encoding universal stress protein, which translates to MIEVYKRILVAVDNSYDSKVAFDYAVYRASLDDCILDIASVVEDNDFNAYEILSKQYMSEKRLSIEQTIQSYKRIAEDDGVKEVNTFITEGDDEAGEIICKNLIPVIKPDLLVVGSKSEPGVRSLFGSQASYMVKHAPISVLVVRN; encoded by the coding sequence ATGATAGAAGTTTATAAAAGAATTTTAGTAGCAGTTGATAACTCTTATGACTCCAAGGTGGCATTTGATTACGCCGTATATCGAGCGAGTTTAGATGACTGCATATTAGATATTGCATCTGTTGTAGAAGACAATGATTTCAACGCTTATGAAATTTTGTCGAAACAATATATGTCAGAAAAACGTTTAAGTATCGAGCAAACGATTCAATCCTATAAAAGGATTGCGGAAGATGATGGAGTCAAAGAAGTTAATACGTTTATAACGGAAGGCGACGATGAAGCTGGCGAGATTATTTGCAAGAATTTGATTCCTGTTATTAAGCCGGATTTGTTGGTTGTTGGGTCTAAGTCGGAGCCTGGAGTTCGGTCTTTGTTTGGAAGCCAGGCAAGCTACATGGTTAAGCATGCCCCCATCTCGGTTTTAGTAGTCCGAAACTAG
- the trpA gene encoding tryptophan synthase subunit alpha, which produces MTNLKQVFENKKAFIPFVVSDDPDFQTTVDSIVTLAENGADIVELGIPFSDPVADGPVIQAADLRAFDAGVNTNVVFDIVTKAREKTDVPIIFLTYLNIAFKYGYEAFCQRCQSLNITGLVIPDLPYEESDELQPIAEKYGIDLIPLIAPTSGDRIEKIAKKATGFIYMVSSLGVTGVRNDFSKQLQDTIERIKKVTDVPVAIGFGIHSPEQAAELSRISDGIIIGSAVVKIIANSDGNTQKDLADYAQSIKEAISVTVK; this is translated from the coding sequence ATGACTAATTTAAAACAAGTATTCGAAAATAAAAAAGCATTCATTCCATTCGTAGTTTCAGACGATCCAGATTTTCAAACAACCGTCGATAGTATCGTCACTCTTGCTGAAAATGGGGCTGATATCGTCGAATTAGGAATCCCCTTCTCCGATCCCGTTGCCGATGGTCCTGTTATCCAAGCTGCCGACCTTAGAGCGTTTGACGCCGGAGTTAATACTAACGTAGTCTTCGATATCGTCACTAAGGCACGTGAGAAAACTGACGTCCCAATCATATTCTTAACTTATTTAAACATTGCTTTTAAATATGGTTATGAAGCTTTCTGTCAAAGATGTCAAAGTCTTAACATCACGGGTCTCGTAATTCCTGACTTACCTTATGAAGAATCTGACGAGCTACAACCTATTGCAGAAAAATATGGTATCGACTTGATTCCATTAATTGCTCCAACTTCTGGCGACCGAATCGAGAAGATTGCTAAAAAGGCTACTGGTTTCATCTACATGGTTTCTTCATTGGGTGTAACTGGTGTTCGTAACGATTTCTCAAAACAGTTACAAGACACCATCGAACGAATCAAAAAGGTTACTGATGTTCCAGTCGCAATTGGATTTGGAATTCACTCCCCTGAACAAGCTGCCGAATTATCACGCATATCTGACGGAATCATTATTGGATCTGCGGTAGTCAAAATAATTGCTAACAGTGATGGTAACACTCAAAAAGATTTGGCTGATTATGCTCAAAGTATAAAAGAAGCCATTTCAGTTACCGTAAAATAA
- the cls gene encoding cardiolipin synthase gives MIIIDHWLIWTIVTILVLNTVSALITVFHRPRNIVTTWAWILVLLLLPVVGFLIYAFFGRGIAQEKIFSIGNQEHVGLKQLNKIAADDRNNDRKSSRSDETYYARHVISFFNRTEETPLTRHNEIELFYDGKKKFERLFEDMKKAKETIHVEYYAFIKSEIGQEFLDILTEKAKQGLEVRLLYDPWGSGGQNKKWLKQLSDAGGQVLPFITSKNVIYKTRLNYHLHRKLTIIDGTAGWIGGFNVGDQYVGESKKFGYWRDSHIRVKGTATLLMQERFFQDWNASIDRKTKPLVFENKYFPADRFNENTNLPIQIVTDGPDSRQEILKDGFIDMIINAKKSIWIQTPYLIPDDPMFTALTIASRSGVDVRIMVPCMPDHPFIFRATQYYSNLLTQFGIKIYTYDKGFLHAKTSIIDDKICSVGSMNHDFRSYSLNFEANAFIYDSKIARKVRRSFEHDMEDSTLLTQDIIDHQGVWMHFKQRFSRLLSPIL, from the coding sequence ATGATAATTATTGATCATTGGTTAATTTGGACGATAGTAACCATTTTAGTATTGAACACCGTCTCCGCCTTGATCACAGTGTTCCATAGACCACGTAATATCGTAACAACGTGGGCCTGGATTTTAGTCCTCTTACTGTTGCCAGTAGTAGGATTCTTAATTTATGCCTTCTTCGGTCGTGGAATTGCTCAGGAAAAAATATTTAGTATTGGGAATCAAGAACATGTGGGGTTAAAACAGCTAAATAAAATTGCAGCTGACGATCGAAACAATGATCGCAAAAGTTCGCGGTCTGATGAGACGTATTACGCCCGCCACGTAATCAGTTTTTTCAATCGAACTGAAGAAACTCCCTTAACTAGACATAATGAAATCGAACTTTTTTATGATGGCAAAAAGAAATTCGAGCGCCTGTTTGAGGATATGAAAAAGGCTAAAGAAACCATTCACGTGGAATACTACGCCTTTATTAAAAGTGAAATTGGCCAAGAATTTTTGGATATCCTAACGGAAAAAGCTAAACAAGGATTAGAAGTTAGGCTACTTTATGATCCATGGGGTTCTGGCGGACAGAATAAAAAATGGCTCAAGCAATTATCAGATGCCGGTGGCCAAGTTCTTCCATTTATCACTTCCAAAAATGTTATCTATAAAACACGTTTAAACTATCACTTGCACAGAAAGCTAACTATCATCGATGGAACAGCTGGTTGGATCGGTGGCTTCAATGTTGGCGATCAATATGTCGGCGAATCCAAGAAATTCGGCTATTGGCGTGACTCCCACATTCGTGTAAAGGGAACAGCCACACTACTTATGCAAGAAAGATTTTTCCAAGATTGGAACGCTTCTATTGATCGTAAAACGAAGCCTCTAGTATTTGAGAACAAATATTTCCCGGCTGACCGTTTCAACGAAAATACCAATCTACCTATACAAATCGTCACTGACGGTCCCGATTCGAGACAAGAAATTTTAAAAGACGGCTTCATCGATATGATTATAAATGCCAAGAAGAGCATCTGGATTCAAACGCCATACTTAATTCCCGACGATCCAATGTTCACTGCCCTAACCATCGCGTCACGTTCAGGTGTCGACGTTAGAATCATGGTACCCTGCATGCCAGACCATCCCTTCATCTTCCGTGCAACTCAATATTATTCCAACCTATTAACTCAATTTGGAATTAAGATTTACACCTATGACAAGGGATTCTTACATGCCAAAACATCAATTATCGATGACAAAATTTGTTCAGTAGGCTCAATGAATCATGATTTCAGAAGTTACTCATTAAACTTCGAAGCCAATGCATTTATTTACGATTCAAAAATTGCCAGAAAAGTGCGCAGATCATTTGAGCATGATATGGAAGATTCCACCTTGTTGACGCAAGATATTATTGACCATCAAGGAGTTTGGATGCATTTTAAGCAACGGTTCTCTCGTTTGCTTTCACCTATTCTGTAA
- the trpB gene encoding tryptophan synthase subunit beta — MKEMQEETNDTRHYGQFGGQYIPETLMAELDRVAAAYDKYKNDPDFLKELHDLLNNYANRPSLLYYAKQMTEDLGGAKIYLKREDLNHTGAHKINNVIGQALLAKRMGKTRLIAETGAGQHGVATATIAALFNMDCEIFMGKEDTERQKLNVYRMELLGAKVHPVTSGSMVLKDAVNATLQEWTTRIDDTFYVMGSAVGPYPFPEMVHDFQSVISKESKQQILEAEGKLPDMVVACVGGGSNAIGSFANYIDDDGVQLVGCEAAGKGVDTDQTAATIERGSVGIFHGMKSMFLQNNDGQIDKVYSISAGLDYPGVGPEHAHLAELKRAQYVGITDDEAVDAFEYIAKTEGIVAAIESCHAVAYVEKIAPTMNKDQIIICTLSGRGDKDVASIAKYRGVDIDD; from the coding sequence ATGAAAGAAATGCAAGAAGAAACTAATGATACACGCCACTATGGTCAATTTGGTGGTCAATACATCCCCGAAACATTGATGGCAGAGCTTGACCGTGTCGCTGCCGCATATGACAAGTACAAAAACGACCCAGACTTCTTGAAGGAATTACATGATCTACTTAACAACTATGCTAATCGTCCTTCATTACTATATTACGCAAAGCAAATGACCGAAGACCTCGGCGGCGCAAAAATTTATCTCAAGCGTGAAGACCTAAACCATACTGGTGCTCACAAAATTAACAACGTTATTGGACAAGCTTTATTAGCTAAGCGAATGGGTAAAACTCGTTTAATTGCTGAAACTGGCGCCGGTCAACACGGTGTTGCCACTGCCACGATTGCTGCTTTATTCAATATGGACTGTGAAATCTTCATGGGTAAAGAAGATACTGAGCGTCAAAAATTGAACGTTTATCGTATGGAATTACTTGGTGCTAAAGTTCATCCAGTTACTAGCGGTTCAATGGTTCTAAAGGATGCTGTTAATGCAACTCTTCAAGAGTGGACTACACGAATCGACGACACTTTCTATGTAATGGGTTCTGCCGTTGGTCCCTATCCATTTCCTGAAATGGTACACGATTTCCAAAGCGTCATCAGTAAAGAATCCAAACAACAAATTCTTGAAGCTGAAGGAAAATTACCAGATATGGTAGTTGCCTGTGTTGGTGGTGGTAGTAATGCCATTGGAAGTTTCGCCAACTATATCGACGACGATGGAGTTCAATTAGTTGGCTGTGAAGCCGCTGGTAAAGGTGTTGACACTGATCAAACTGCCGCAACTATCGAACGCGGTTCTGTCGGCATTTTCCACGGTATGAAATCAATGTTCCTCCAAAATAATGATGGACAAATCGATAAAGTTTACTCAATCTCAGCTGGACTAGATTATCCTGGTGTTGGTCCAGAACACGCTCACTTGGCTGAATTAAAACGCGCCCAATATGTTGGTATCACCGACGATGAAGCCGTTGACGCATTTGAGTATATTGCTAAAACTGAAGGTATCGTTGCTGCTATTGAAAGTTGTCACGCAGTAGCCTACGTTGAAAAAATTGCTCCAACAATGAACAAAGACCAAATCATCATCTGCACCCTTTCAGGTCGTGGTGATAAAGATGTAGCTTCAATCGCTAAATATAGAGGAGTAGATATTGATGACTAA